Proteins from a genomic interval of Musa acuminata AAA Group cultivar baxijiao chromosome BXJ1-9, Cavendish_Baxijiao_AAA, whole genome shotgun sequence:
- the LOC103998234 gene encoding chaperone protein dnaJ C76, chloroplastic, whose translation MGAARCSISVNGSPSNRTAARSRTSRLPPPPWLPWPRNRSNIPHHHRSRSWRSKCRDGKSDDGGGRDEDWVSSPSASPYQVLGLDPTCCSLAQLKAAFRARVKEFHPDVCKDMKDADALIKRVIWAYEILSKDQPDEPLRRPGVDPFDEPECEAYDLFINEFQCVGKGCPYSCVKRAPHAFSFSPENATARVISQGHSDDYLVQLAVGQCPRNCIHYVTPSQREVLEDLLQSALAAPYDIAEAALLDSLIAKAKFENNRYQKPKRKPKVSTEYVDWV comes from the exons ATGGGAGCCGCAAGGTGTTCGATCTCGGTGAACGGTTCCCCGAGCAACCGCACTGCGGCGAGGAGCAGAACGAGCCGTCTGCCGCCGCCACCATGGCTGCCCTGGCCGAGAAACAGAAGCAATATACCCCATCATCACCGTTCGAGATCGTGGAGATCCAAGTGCCGAGACGGGAAGAGCGACGACGGCGGCGGCCGAGATGAGGATTGGGTGTCGTCGCCATCGGCGTCGCCTTACCAAGTGCTCGGCCTCGATCCCACTTGTTGCTCCCTGGCCCAGCTCAAAGCCGCCTTCCGAGCCCGC GTTAAGGAATTTCATCCAGATGTGTGTAAGGACATGAAAGATGCAGATGCATTGATAAAACGTGTAATATGGGCCTATGAG ATATTATCTAAAGACCAACCAGATGAGCCCTTAAGAAG GCCAGGCGTTGACCCCTTCGATGAGCCAGAATGTGAAGCTTATGATCTCTTCATCAATGAGTTTCAGTGCGTCGGTAAAG GATGTCCATATTCTTGTGTCAAAAGGGCACCCCatgccttttctttttctcctgAGAATGCTACAGCTCGTGTGATCTCTCAAG GACATAGCGATGATTACCTCGTCCAACTTGCTGTCGGACAGTGCCCAAGAAACTGCATACATTATGTCACACCTTCTCAGCGAGAAGTATTAGAGGATCTACTCCAGAG TGCCTTAGCCGCCCCATATGACATAGCGGAGGCAGCTTTGCTCGATTCTCTAATTGCCAAGGCAAAGTTTGAGAACAACAGATATCAGAAGCCAAAAAGAAAGCCGAAGGTTTCAACTGAATATGTTGATTGGGTCTGA
- the LOC135594074 gene encoding cullin-1-like produces MRSPALLHRPLPSLYIEKDPGVLPPSSSSSASSRLRGFGLWLPHRPFLLISFPFVSVMGKIVDLEEGLELVQKGITKLTNILEGRAEPSFITDECMMLYTTIFNIASRNHPQDHSQLLYDKYRELVEDYLTSEALPALSEKHDEVMLLELVHRWKNYKVMVRWLTHFFFYINRYYIPRRSLTPLAEVGLNCFRQLVYQVLKDKVRDAVISLINRERDGEQVDKTLLKNVLNIFVEIGSGKTHYYETDFEAHMLRETSTYYSQKASIWIVEDSCPDYMFKAEECLKREKDRVLHYLHEISEPKLLQKVEDELLSAYTNQLLENETSGCHVLIRDNKVDDLSRMCRLFYKIASGMDLISEIIKQQVTAELTVLMKQAEDAASNKKPEKKDEIGLQELVLVRSVIELNAKYLAFSNDCFQNNSPLRKPLKEVFEVFCNKGFSGNSCVELLATFCDHTLKKCATKNSSEAVEETIEKTVKLLAYVNDKDLFTEIHRKKLARRLLFNRSAHDDYERSMLKKLKQQLGWQVTWKMEGMVTDMTLAREIQSSFEEYLKSNRQENPGTDLSVTVLTTRFWPGYKSHDLNLPSELIKCVQAFKIFYETTYRRKLTWLYSLGSCNINAKFGERTIELIVTTPQAAVLMLFNSADRLGYSEIKSQLGMTDDEVTRLLHSLSRARYKILNKEPNSQRISRMDYFEFNSEFTEAMKRIKIPPPPVDERNKAIQDVDKGREYAVDAAIVRIMKNRKVIVYHQLVVECMEHLNHVFKPDIKAIKKRIEALITREYLERDQKNPSIFRYLD; encoded by the exons ATGAGATCGCCCGCCCTTCTCCACCGACCTCTTCCCTCTCTATACATAGAGAAGGATCCGGGCGTCCTCCCTCCATCGTCTTCATCATCGGCCTCTTCTCGACTTCGAGGGTTTGGGCTTTGGCTTCCCCATCGCCCTTTCCTTCTCATCTCCTTTCCTTTCGTCAG CGTCATGGGGAAGATCGTAGATCTGGAGGAGGGATTGGAGTTGGTACAGAAGGGCATCACCAAGCTGACGAACATCCTGGAAGGGCGGGCCGAGCCGTCGTTTATCACCGATGAGTGCATGATGCTCTACAC GACTATCTTCAATATAGCCTCTCGGAACCACCCTCAAGACCACTCGCAGCTGCTTTATGACAAGTACCGGGAGTTGGTCGAAGACTACTTGACTTCGGAG GCGTTGCCAGCATTGAGCGAGAAACACGATGAGGTCATGTTGCTGGAACTTGTACATCGATGGAAGAACTATAAAGTAATGGTCAGATGGCTAACACATTTCTTCTTCTATATTAATCGCTATTACATTCCTCGAAGATCTCTCACTCCACTCGCTGAAGTTGGACTAAATTGCTTTAGACAACTG GTTTACCAGGTTCTTAAAGACAAAGTGAGAGATGCTGTGATCTCTTTG ATTAATCGAGAGCGCGACGGGGAGCAGGTTGATAAGACATTATTGAAGAATGTCCTGAATATCTTTGTTGAGATTGGATCGGGGAAGACGCATTACTATGAAACAGACTTCGAGGCACACATGCTAAGAGAGACCTCAACATACTATTCTCAGAAAGCTTCAATCTGGATTGTGGAAGATTCCTGTCCAGATTACATGTTTAAA GCCGAGGAGTGCTTGAAACGAGAGAAGGACAGAGTTCTTCATTATTTGCATGAGATCAGTGAACCGAAGCTACTACAG AAAGTCGAAGATGAGCTTCTGTCAGCTTATACTAACCAGCTTCTCGAAAATGAAACCTCAGGATGCCATGTCTTGATTCGGGATaacaag GTGGACGATTTGTCTAGGATGTGTAGACTCTTCTACAAGATAGCAAGTGGTATGGATCTTATTTCAGAGATAATTAAACAG CAAGTTACCGCTGAACTTACAGTCTTGATGAAACAAGCAGAAGATGCTGCAAGCAATAAGAAG CCAGAGAAAAAAGATGAGATTGGATTGCAAGAGCTG GTTTTAGTTAGAAGTGTCATTGAGCTTAATGCCAAGTACTTGGCATTCTCAAATGACTGTTTCCAGAACAACTCACCTCTCCGCAAG CCTCTTAAAGAGGTTTTCGAGGTTTTCTGCAACAAGGGTTTCTCAGGAAACTCATGTGTCGAACTGTTGGCTACTTTCTGCGATCATACCTTAAAGAAATGTGCCACTAAAAATTCAAGTGAAGCTGTCGAGGAGACAATAGAGAAA ACGGTGAAGTTGCTTGCATATGTCAATGATAAAGACCTTTTTACTGAAATCCATAG AAAGAAGCTCGCTCGGAGGCTACTATTCAACAGAAGTGCTCATGATGACTACGAAAGGAGTATGTTAAAAAAGCTGAAGCAACAACTTGGGTGGCAAGTAACCTGGAAGATGGAGGGCATG GTTACTGATATGACACTCGCAAGAGAAATCCAATCAAGCTTTGAAGAGTATCTCAAATCTAATCGCCAGGAAAATCCTGGAACTGACTTATCAGTCACTGTTCTAACGACTCGATTCTGGCCAGGCTACAAATCTCATGATCTCAATCTTCCTTCTGAACTG ATCAAATGCGTACAAGCgttcaaaatattttatgaaacaaCATATCGTCGAAAGCTCACATGGCTTTATTCACTTGGTTCCTGCAATATCAATGCGAAGTTTGGAGAGAGAACCATAGAGCTGATCGTGACAACGCCTCag GCTGCAGTGTTGATGCTTTTCAACTCAGCTGACAGACTCGGTTATTCTGAGATCAAGTCACAACTAGGTATGACGGACGATGAAGTGACCAGATTGCTTCATTCTCTTTCACGTGCAAGATACAAAATTCTTAACAAGGAGCCAAATTCCCAAAGGATCTCCAGAATGGATTACTTTGAGTTCAATTCTGAGTTTACTGAAGCAATGAAAAGGATCAAG ATACCTCCTCCTCCGGTGGACGAAAGGAACAAGGCAATCCAAGATGTTGATAAAGGTAGAGAATATGCAGTTGATGCAGCAATAGTTCGGATTATGAAGAATCGCAAAGTGATAGTTTACCATCAATTAGTGGTGGAATGTATGGAACATCTCAACCACGTGTTTAAG CCTGACATCAAGGCGATTAAGAAAAGAATCGAAGCTCTGATCACCAGAGAGTATCTGGAGAGGGACCAAAAGAATCCCAGCATCTTTAGATACTTAGATTGA
- the LOC103998235 gene encoding uncharacterized protein LOC103998235: MLYIPPNSLSVSLSQAASKTATMACEVCCMLLRPPILPYRQALAKKELYVGASDLVSVSGKTASRTAMRLFNIIHLIGMKKAISWGNHPNRSLPKRKISVSVMSFDTVNPHTRTTISGYWVGPDAEDGWGYVEAVVDRSV, translated from the exons ATGCTTTATATCCCTCCcaactctctctctgtctctctctctcaagcaGCTTCCAAGACAGCAACGATGGCCTGCGAAGTGTGCTGTATGTTGCTAAGACCTCCGATCCTCCCTTATCGCCAGGCACTAGCAAAGAAG GAGTTATATGTAGGGGCTTCAGATCTAGTCAGTGTATCAGGCAAAACGGCTTCTAGGACAG CAATGAGACTATTCAATATAATTCATCTGATTGGTATGAAGAAGGCCATCAGCTGGGGAAACCATCCTAATCGATCATTGCCGAAAAGGAAAATTTCTGTTTCAGTTATGAGTTTTGATACTGTAAATCCCCACACGCGTACAACAATATCGGGCTACTGGGTCGGACCTGATGCTGAAGATGGGTGGGGTTATGTCGAGGCTGTCGTGGATCGAAGTGTTTGA
- the LOC135593260 gene encoding zinc finger CCCH domain-containing protein 6-like yields MDMYGRDSAPGGARPDPDTGLEESMWRLGFGGGGDAHYPERPGEPDCAYYMRTGTCSYGEKCRYNHPRDRGSLTGAGRTGTVEYPERVGQPVCEYYMRTGSCKFGSSCKYDHPRQGGGSAQPVSLNYYGYPLRPGEKECGYYMKTGQCKFGSTCKFHHPQPGGASVPSASAPAFYPSVQHPSVPSSHQYPPYAGWQVARPSVMPGSYLQGSYAPMLLSHGVVPVQSWSPYPASVNPVVSPAGQQTIQAEPIYGLENQASSINPALPVPQMPSLSPAGPSSTNQRGNIFPERPGQPECQFFMKTGDCKFGAKCKYHHPPGRRMPMTNVVLNVLGLPLRPGAQPCTYYMQHGLCKFGQTCKFDHPVATISYSPSASSLSDMPVAPYPIGSSVATLAPSSSSSELQPEFISTKEHFSSRMPPENRSSSSIGSIFSTGGFLPHSFIQPQTSTSRSSSSSSPVPGNDISGSR; encoded by the exons AGGCCCGGCGAGCCGGACTGTGCCTACTACATGCGTACCGGAACGTGCAGTTACGGGGAGAAGTGCCGCTACAATCATCCCCGTGATCGTGGATCA TTGACTGGAGCAGGAAGGACAGGAACTGTGGAGTATCCAGAGCGAGTTGGTCAGCCTGTATGTGAG TACTATATGAGGACTGGGAGTTGCAAATTTGGTTCCAGTTGCAAGTATGACCACCCTAGACAAGGAGGTGGATCTGCACAACCAGTCTCACTTAATTACTATGGATATCCACTACGACCG GGTGAAAAAGAGTGTGGCTACTACATGAAGACTGGGCAATGCAAGTTTGGTTCTACCTGTAAATTCCATCACCCACAACCTGGTGGGGCCTCTGTGCCCTCTGCCTCTGCACCTGCATTCTATCCGTCGGTGCAGCATCCATCAGTTCCTTCATCTCATCAGTATCCACCTTATGCTGGTTGGCAAGTTGCAAGACCTTCAGTGATGCCTGGGTCATATTTGCAAGGGTCTTATGCTCCTATGCTGCTCTCTCAtggagtcgttccagttcagagCTGGAGCCCTTATCCG GCATCTGTAAACCCTGTTGTGTCACCTGCTGGTCAGCAAACAATTCAAGCGGAACCAATTTATGGATTAGAGAACCAGGCATCTTCGATCAATCCAGCTTTGCCTGTACCGCAAATGCCTTCTCTGTCACCAGCGGGACCTTCAAGCACCAACCAGAGGGGGAACATTTTTCCTGAGAGACCTGGGCAACCTGAATGTCAGTTCTTCATGAAGACAGGGGATTGTAAATTTGGAGCCAAGTGTAAATACCATCATCCACCAGGTCGGAGAATGCCAATGACAAATGTTGTTCTTAATGTTCTTGGTCTCCCTCTTCGTCCG GGAGCTCAACCTTGCACTTACTACATGCAGCATGGATTATGCAAGTTTGGGCAGACATGCAAATTTGACCATCCGGTGGCAACTATTAGCTACAGTCCTTCTGCATCGTCTCTCTCTGATATGCCAGTTGCCCCTTACCCTATCGGATCATCTGTTGCCACCTTGGCCCCATCCTCATCATCCTCAGAGCTACAACCTGAATTCATTTCTACCAAAGAGCATTTCTCTTCTAGGATGCCGCCTGAGAACAGATCTAGCAGCTCCATTGGTTCAATCTTTTCAACAGGGGGTTTTCTTCCCCACTCATTTATCCAACCTCAAACCTCTACttcaagaagcagcagcagcagcagcccagTTCCTGGTAATGATATCTCTGGTTCAAGATGA